One window of the Sulfitobacter alexandrii genome contains the following:
- a CDS encoding CDP-alcohol phosphatidyltransferase family protein has translation MTEKRQRIKLRHVVPSIVTVFAICSGLTAIRMTLEGHLETGLMFVLLAVFLDAADGKLARFLDSASPFGAELDTLADFFNFGIVPGVLIYHTLYLGTPLASLGWLSILVLAVCCALRLARFNLSMRSSADSLTTDSFFVGIPAPALACLALMPVFMELYGWQNTDLPVLRSGYIICIGLLAVSTVPTFSIKHATIRRSHLPFFMVAAVVLVVCLIVYPWPTLIAGNCLYLGSLPFSWAAQKKQIRAPLEHAYSAD, from the coding sequence ATGACCGAGAAGCGCCAACGCATCAAGCTGCGGCACGTGGTGCCGAGCATCGTGACGGTCTTCGCGATCTGCTCCGGCCTGACCGCGATCCGCATGACGCTCGAAGGCCACCTCGAGACAGGTCTGATGTTCGTGCTGCTTGCCGTCTTTCTTGACGCGGCCGACGGCAAGCTGGCGCGTTTCCTCGACAGCGCCAGCCCGTTCGGCGCCGAACTGGATACACTGGCGGACTTCTTCAACTTCGGGATCGTTCCCGGTGTCCTGATCTATCACACCCTGTATCTGGGGACGCCGCTGGCCAGCCTTGGCTGGCTGTCGATCCTGGTGCTTGCGGTCTGCTGCGCATTGCGGCTGGCGCGGTTCAACCTGTCGATGCGCAGCAGCGCCGACAGCCTGACCACGGACAGCTTCTTTGTCGGCATCCCCGCCCCGGCGCTGGCCTGCCTCGCGCTGATGCCGGTCTTCATGGAGCTCTACGGCTGGCAGAACACCGACCTGCCGGTTCTGAGGTCAGGCTATATCATCTGCATCGGCCTGCTGGCGGTCAGCACGGTGCCTACGTTCTCGATTAAACATGCCACGATACGGCGCAGCCATCTTCCCTTCTTCATGGTGGCGGCGGTGGTGCTCGTAGTCTGCCTGATCGTCTATCCCTGGCCCACGTTGATCGCGGGCAATTGCCTCTACCTCGGGTCGCTGCCATTCTCCTGGGCGGCACAGAAGAAACAGATCAGGGCTCCGCTTGAGCATGCGTATTCTGCTGATTGA
- a CDS encoding ABC transporter ATP-binding protein encodes MPSPSLSTRDLTIRFGGHVAVNSVTCDFHPGETTVIVGPNGAGKTTYFNLISGQLPASAGRVEKSGEDITRLSPSARAGRGIGRAFQLTNLFPQLSVIENIRLAVQAREGAGWSLFRPAASRRDLIRSAEHYLDAARLTDRADMPAASLPHGDQRKLEVALLMAMEPDIYMFDEPTAGMSLDQAPAVLDLIGKIKADTTKTVLLVEHKMDVVRALADRIIVLHNGELLADGPPAEVMGSKIVRDVYLGTATEETA; translated from the coding sequence ATGCCCTCCCCGTCCCTGTCCACTCGTGACCTGACGATCCGTTTCGGCGGCCATGTCGCGGTCAATTCCGTCACCTGCGATTTTCATCCGGGCGAGACCACCGTGATCGTGGGACCGAACGGTGCGGGCAAGACGACCTATTTCAACCTGATTTCCGGCCAGTTGCCCGCGAGCGCCGGGCGCGTCGAGAAATCGGGCGAGGACATCACCCGTCTGTCGCCCTCGGCCCGTGCCGGCCGCGGCATCGGCCGCGCGTTTCAGCTGACGAACCTCTTTCCGCAGCTCAGCGTGATCGAGAACATCCGCCTGGCCGTGCAGGCCCGCGAGGGCGCGGGCTGGAGCCTGTTCCGCCCCGCCGCGTCGCGCCGCGACCTCATCCGCAGTGCCGAGCACTACCTCGACGCGGCCCGCCTGACCGACCGCGCCGACATGCCCGCCGCCAGCCTGCCGCACGGCGACCAGCGCAAGCTGGAGGTCGCCCTGCTGATGGCGATGGAGCCCGACATTTACATGTTCGACGAACCGACCGCGGGCATGTCGCTGGACCAGGCCCCCGCCGTGCTGGACCTGATCGGCAAGATCAAGGCGGACACCACCAAGACCGTCCTGCTGGTGGAGCACAAGATGGACGTGGTGCGCGCGCTCGCCGACCGGATCATCGTGCTGCACAACGGCGAGTTGCTGGCCGACGGGCCACCGGCCGAGGTCATGGGCAGCAAGATCGTCCGCGACGTCTACCTCGGGACCGCGACGGAGGAGACCGCATGA
- a CDS encoding LuxR C-terminal-related transcriptional regulator, whose translation MEIPIDDCYAQGLFADLAFTYAPVGLVVTEARVIRQCNNAFGQMFGYAPEELAGQLFAILYPTDAEFVNIRDRGVKQLRETNRYWDERIMARRDGTLFWCRVRGHSFTPEDPLARAVWSFADLSAERPYFPLTRREREILSYLSEGLTSKEIAINLEISHRTVEVYRAKLLRKFGVNNTSGLFHSMGGIDGDHVVSTSDQ comes from the coding sequence GTGGAAATACCTATTGACGATTGCTACGCGCAGGGGCTCTTCGCCGACCTCGCTTTCACCTATGCGCCGGTGGGGCTGGTGGTGACGGAGGCACGGGTGATCCGCCAGTGCAACAATGCCTTCGGGCAGATGTTCGGCTATGCGCCGGAAGAACTGGCGGGGCAACTTTTCGCGATCCTCTATCCCACGGACGCGGAGTTCGTGAACATCCGGGACCGGGGCGTGAAGCAGTTGCGCGAGACCAACCGTTACTGGGACGAACGCATCATGGCCCGGCGGGACGGGACATTGTTCTGGTGCCGGGTCCGGGGCCATTCTTTTACCCCCGAAGACCCGCTGGCCCGCGCGGTCTGGAGCTTTGCCGATCTCAGCGCGGAACGGCCCTATTTCCCCCTGACCCGGCGGGAGCGCGAGATCCTCAGCTACCTGTCCGAAGGTCTTACGAGCAAGGAAATCGCCATCAACCTCGAAATCTCCCACCGGACAGTCGAGGTCTATCGCGCCAAGCTGTTGCGCAAGTTCGGGGTCAACAACACCAGCGGGCTTTTTCATTCCATGGGCGGGATCGACGGCGATCACGTGGTGTCGACATCCGACCAGTAG
- a CDS encoding alpha/beta fold hydrolase — translation MTTPRFAFVPVMDHEIHVTEWGAPGKPALMMMHGLARTGRDFDELAAAMCDDFLVLCPDMIGRGKSSWASDPGVEYSIEYAAGIIADLLDHYGIERTAWLGTSMGGQIGVHMASGKDSGRIERLILNDIGPEVPLPAIERIMSYVGELPHFTSHSQAETWLRSAYAPFGPAADSFWQRMARTSTRRCPDGRLTLHYDAAILHQFTDSPQEMTAWDRWTRITVPTHVIGGARSDLLTDDIRNRMRRSGPKPEMTLLDDCGHAPSLSRPQDISTFRTALATLAEAPVG, via the coding sequence ATGACCACGCCCCGCTTTGCCTTCGTCCCGGTGATGGATCACGAAATCCATGTCACCGAATGGGGCGCGCCCGGCAAACCCGCGCTGATGATGATGCACGGGCTGGCACGGACGGGCCGGGATTTCGACGAACTCGCCGCCGCCATGTGCGACGATTTCCTCGTCCTCTGCCCCGACATGATCGGCCGCGGCAAATCCAGCTGGGCCTCGGACCCCGGGGTCGAGTATTCGATCGAATATGCCGCCGGCATCATCGCCGATCTGCTGGACCACTACGGGATCGAACGCACCGCCTGGCTCGGCACTTCGATGGGCGGCCAGATCGGTGTCCACATGGCATCGGGCAAGGACTCCGGGCGGATCGAGCGCCTGATACTGAACGATATCGGCCCCGAGGTGCCCCTGCCCGCGATCGAGCGCATCATGTCCTATGTCGGCGAGCTGCCGCATTTCACCAGCCACAGCCAGGCCGAAACCTGGCTGCGAAGCGCCTACGCGCCGTTCGGCCCCGCCGCCGACAGCTTCTGGCAACGCATGGCGCGCACATCCACCCGCCGCTGCCCGGACGGTCGGCTGACGCTGCACTACGACGCGGCCATTCTGCACCAGTTCACCGATTCTCCGCAGGAGATGACCGCGTGGGACCGCTGGACGCGAATAACCGTGCCCACGCATGTGATCGGCGGCGCACGATCGGATCTTCTGACCGACGACATCCGGAACCGCATGCGCCGCAGCGGCCCGAAACCCGAGATGACCCTCCTCGACGATTGCGGCCACGCCCCGTCCCTATCCCGCCCGCAGGACATCAGCACCTTCCGAACGGCGCTCGCCACCTTGGCAGAAGCCCCGGTTGGCTGA
- a CDS encoding sensor histidine kinase, protein MPLIPPRHSLLRSLLTALALPGIAAVVVGCAIVYALFKDEYDELLDQSLTDKAHLLLQLRESAGSPAPTVFEDPSLDPAERTRFWFLDAAGAVTGLSELAEPFEVPGLDPGTFITANGHRLVMLESDRVPGLRVVLAEPLVERNEAILDVMSAVVLGFVLLGVLSSAATFIAVRRSAGIVAALSADIAAKNEHDLSPVDRRHTFAEIEPAVATLDMLMARLDTALQAERAFATNAAHELRTPLAIALAQAQRLKSTTSDPATATRVAEIETGLKRLVRLVERLLQLSRAQSGIGLNAPVTDIAPVIDMLMRELGGAHTQADAPVLIGTTAPWPCRLDPDALGIILNNLFDNAAKHGEGPVTVDAGTPGRIVVANDCAPLSETDVSDIKRRFGRRAPTTDGFGLGLSIVQELCNQAGCGFDFQSPRPGDTRGVAVTVTFPPREDAT, encoded by the coding sequence TTGCCCCTGATTCCACCCCGCCACAGCCTGCTGCGCAGCCTGCTGACGGCGCTCGCCCTGCCCGGCATCGCCGCCGTGGTGGTGGGCTGCGCGATCGTCTACGCCCTGTTCAAGGATGAGTACGACGAACTTCTGGACCAGTCCCTGACCGACAAGGCGCACCTCCTGCTGCAACTGCGGGAAAGCGCGGGCAGTCCTGCGCCGACGGTCTTCGAGGATCCAAGCCTCGATCCGGCGGAACGCACCCGGTTCTGGTTTCTCGATGCCGCTGGCGCGGTCACTGGCCTGTCGGAGCTTGCCGAGCCTTTCGAGGTCCCCGGCCTGGACCCCGGCACGTTCATCACCGCCAACGGCCATCGGCTGGTGATGTTGGAATCGGACCGCGTGCCGGGCCTTCGCGTCGTCCTTGCGGAACCGCTTGTCGAACGGAACGAGGCGATCCTGGACGTGATGTCGGCGGTCGTTCTGGGCTTCGTCCTGCTGGGTGTGCTGTCCTCCGCGGCGACCTTCATCGCCGTACGCCGTTCCGCCGGCATCGTCGCCGCGCTGAGTGCCGACATCGCCGCCAAGAACGAACACGACCTGTCGCCGGTTGACCGACGGCACACGTTCGCCGAAATCGAACCGGCGGTGGCCACGCTCGACATGCTGATGGCCCGCCTCGACACAGCGCTTCAGGCCGAACGCGCCTTTGCCACCAATGCGGCACACGAACTGCGCACCCCGCTGGCCATTGCCCTGGCGCAGGCCCAGCGGCTGAAATCGACCACCTCGGATCCGGCAACGGCCACCCGTGTGGCGGAGATTGAAACGGGCCTGAAACGTCTGGTCCGGCTCGTCGAGCGGCTGCTGCAACTGTCCCGTGCGCAGTCTGGTATCGGCCTCAATGCGCCTGTCACGGACATCGCACCCGTCATCGACATGCTGATGCGGGAACTGGGCGGCGCGCACACGCAGGCCGATGCGCCTGTGCTGATCGGCACCACGGCGCCCTGGCCATGCCGGCTGGACCCCGACGCGCTTGGGATCATCCTGAACAACCTCTTCGACAACGCCGCCAAGCACGGTGAGGGCCCCGTCACCGTGGATGCCGGCACACCGGGCCGGATCGTGGTCGCGAACGACTGCGCCCCGCTGAGCGAAACGGATGTGAGCGACATCAAGCGCCGCTTTGGCCGCCGCGCGCCGACCACCGACGGATTCGGGCTCGGTCTTTCCATCGTGCAGGAGCTTTGCAATCAGGCAGGCTGCGGGTTCGATTTCCAGTCGCCCCGGCCGGGCGACACACGCGGCGTCGCGGTCACCGTGACCTTCCCTCCGCGCGAGGACGCGACCTGA
- a CDS encoding response regulator transcription factor — MRILLIEDEAALARPLVEHLAADLHVVEWFDTLSDAESAERASPFDVILLDLHLPDGDGLEFLNALRGRRVGTPVLILSARDKVSDRIRGLNLGADDYVIKPFDLDEVKARIHTVCRRSEDNLAQVMRIGDLSISLADHSVTRGDRPVRLTTREWQVLETLVRRKSAVVPRESLEAALYAFGEEVESNALEAHISRLRAKLGKELIVTHRGLGYALCP; from the coding sequence ATGCGTATTCTGCTGATTGAAGACGAGGCGGCGCTGGCCCGCCCGCTGGTCGAGCATCTGGCGGCGGACCTGCACGTGGTCGAATGGTTCGACACGCTTTCGGACGCGGAAAGCGCGGAACGCGCCAGTCCTTTCGATGTCATACTGCTGGACCTTCATCTGCCCGATGGCGACGGGCTGGAGTTTCTCAACGCGCTTCGCGGACGGCGGGTCGGCACACCCGTCCTGATCCTGTCGGCCCGTGACAAGGTGTCAGACCGCATCAGGGGCCTCAACCTCGGCGCGGACGACTATGTCATCAAGCCTTTCGACCTCGACGAGGTCAAGGCGCGCATTCACACCGTCTGCCGCCGCAGCGAGGACAACCTCGCGCAGGTCATGCGCATCGGTGACCTTTCCATCAGCCTGGCGGATCACAGCGTCACCCGTGGCGACCGGCCCGTGCGCCTGACCACGCGGGAATGGCAGGTTTTGGAAACATTGGTGCGGCGCAAGTCGGCCGTGGTCCCGCGGGAAAGCCTCGAAGCCGCGCTCTACGCCTTCGGCGAAGAAGTCGAAAGCAACGCGCTCGAGGCGCACATCAGCCGTCTGCGCGCCAAGCTGGGCAAGGAACTGATCGTGACGCACCGCGGCCTCGGGTACGCGCTTTGCCCCTGA
- a CDS encoding ABC transporter ATP-binding protein, whose amino-acid sequence MSLLSLKNMKTQIGQYHVLHDITFDVPEGGVFVLLGRNGAGKTTTLRSIMGLWQPQPGSVVFKGRDISRLATADIARLGIAYVPENMGTFGGLTVQENLVLATAGGRFDQTRLQRIYTLFPALEQFWTKQAWSLSGGQKQMLAVARAIIEPRDLILIDEPTKGLAPAIVAAMGEAFREIAQDTTILLVEQNFNFARSLGRDMAVIDDGRVVHRGSMADFAADTDLQGQLLGLSA is encoded by the coding sequence ATGAGCCTTCTGTCCCTGAAGAACATGAAAACGCAGATCGGGCAGTACCACGTGCTGCACGACATCACTTTCGACGTGCCCGAGGGCGGCGTGTTTGTCCTGCTGGGCCGGAATGGCGCGGGCAAGACGACGACACTGCGCTCGATCATGGGTCTGTGGCAGCCGCAGCCGGGATCGGTGGTCTTCAAAGGGCGCGACATCTCGCGTCTCGCCACGGCCGACATCGCCCGGCTGGGGATCGCCTATGTGCCCGAAAACATGGGCACCTTCGGCGGCCTCACGGTACAGGAGAACCTCGTGCTCGCCACTGCCGGAGGCCGTTTCGACCAGACCCGCCTGCAACGCATCTATACCCTGTTTCCCGCGCTTGAACAGTTCTGGACCAAACAGGCCTGGTCCCTGTCCGGCGGGCAGAAACAGATGTTGGCCGTCGCCCGCGCCATCATCGAGCCGCGCGATCTGATCCTAATCGACGAGCCGACCAAGGGGCTGGCCCCCGCGATCGTCGCCGCCATGGGCGAGGCCTTTCGCGAGATCGCACAGGATACGACGATCCTGCTGGTGGAACAGAACTTCAACTTTGCCCGCAGCCTCGGGCGCGACATGGCGGTGATCGACGACGGCCGCGTGGTGCACCGGGGCAGCATGGCGGACTTCGCCGCCGACACCGACCTGCAAGGGCAGCTACTGGGGCTTTCAGCATGA
- a CDS encoding phosphatidylserine decarboxylase, which translates to MNMLKIVAVPMHREGRKFVAIFAAISVALGLVWEPLFWLGLGATVWCYYFFRDPVRVVPQQDGLVVSPADGVVSLIEDVIPHADLALGNAPLTRVSIFMNVFNCHVNRAPVAGEVTNIVYRHGKFLNASLDKASEDNERNSLTLQTPEGARIGVVQIAGLVARRIVCFVKEGDRISTGHRFGLIRFGSRLDVYLPQGIAPQVAVGQTAVAGETILANLRADRPARIGISE; encoded by the coding sequence ATGAATATGCTCAAGATCGTGGCGGTGCCGATGCACCGCGAAGGCCGCAAGTTCGTGGCGATCTTCGCCGCGATCAGCGTCGCGCTTGGCCTTGTCTGGGAACCGCTGTTCTGGCTTGGCCTGGGCGCAACCGTCTGGTGCTACTACTTTTTCCGCGACCCGGTAAGGGTCGTTCCGCAGCAGGACGGATTGGTGGTGTCGCCCGCCGACGGTGTGGTTTCGCTGATCGAGGATGTGATACCGCATGCCGACCTCGCGCTGGGGAACGCGCCGCTCACCCGCGTGTCGATCTTCATGAACGTCTTCAACTGCCACGTGAATCGCGCCCCCGTCGCCGGCGAAGTGACGAACATCGTCTATCGGCACGGCAAGTTCCTGAACGCCTCGCTGGACAAGGCGAGCGAGGACAATGAACGCAACTCGCTGACCCTCCAGACTCCCGAGGGTGCCCGCATTGGCGTGGTGCAGATCGCCGGGCTGGTGGCGCGGCGGATCGTCTGTTTCGTCAAGGAAGGCGATCGCATCTCGACCGGTCACCGCTTTGGCCTGATCCGCTTTGGCAGCCGGCTGGATGTCTACCTGCCGCAAGGCATCGCACCGCAGGTGGCCGTCGGCCAGACGGCCGTGGCCGGAGAGACCATCCTCGCCAATCTCCGTGCCGACCGCCCTGCCCGCATCGGCATCTCCGAATGA
- a CDS encoding branched-chain amino acid ABC transporter permease has product MKPTYGTITVKTAMLVIAALLLFAPFLFQDIRALEVAARICIFIVLVASYDLLIGYTGIVSFAHTMFFGFGAYGSAIALKQMGPGWDAVALGTLVGVALSLVVATAIGLISLRVKAIFFAMITLAAASVVLVLASQLSQITGGEDGITYRAPDLFKPATKLAVDEDGKVLRWFGVALNGKLAAYYFVFATSLVMFLVMLRITVSPLGTVLKAIRENEARAEAIGYRVVAYRTFVFCLSAAIASLAGSVYAVWLKYTGPDTALSFAIMIDILLMVVIGGMGTMWGAVIGAVLMVMAQYYLRDLMGAASEATAAIPLLPELLAPDRWLFWLGIIFILLVYFFPKGIAGTLMARGRRA; this is encoded by the coding sequence ATGAAACCGACCTACGGCACGATCACAGTCAAGACCGCCATGCTGGTCATCGCAGCCTTGCTGCTGTTCGCCCCCTTCCTCTTTCAGGACATCCGGGCATTGGAAGTCGCGGCGCGGATCTGCATCTTCATCGTGCTGGTGGCCAGCTACGACCTGCTGATCGGCTATACCGGGATCGTCAGCTTTGCCCATACGATGTTCTTTGGTTTCGGCGCCTACGGGTCGGCCATCGCCCTGAAACAGATGGGGCCGGGCTGGGATGCCGTGGCGCTGGGCACGCTGGTCGGTGTCGCCCTGTCGCTCGTCGTCGCCACGGCGATCGGGTTGATCAGCCTTCGGGTCAAGGCGATCTTCTTTGCCATGATCACGCTCGCCGCCGCGTCCGTCGTGCTGGTGCTGGCCTCGCAGCTGTCGCAGATCACCGGCGGCGAGGACGGCATCACCTACCGGGCACCTGACCTTTTCAAGCCCGCGACGAAGCTGGCGGTAGACGAGGACGGCAAGGTGCTGCGCTGGTTCGGCGTGGCGCTGAACGGCAAGCTCGCAGCCTACTACTTCGTCTTCGCCACATCGCTCGTCATGTTCCTTGTCATGCTGCGGATCACGGTCTCGCCGTTGGGGACCGTGCTCAAGGCGATCCGCGAGAACGAGGCGCGGGCCGAGGCGATCGGCTACCGCGTCGTCGCCTACCGCACCTTCGTGTTCTGCCTGTCGGCCGCAATCGCGTCGCTGGCCGGGTCCGTCTATGCCGTCTGGCTCAAGTACACCGGGCCGGACACCGCCCTGTCCTTTGCCATCATGATCGACATCCTGCTGATGGTGGTGATCGGCGGCATGGGCACGATGTGGGGGGCCGTGATCGGCGCGGTGCTGATGGTCATGGCGCAATACTACCTGCGCGACCTGATGGGTGCCGCATCCGAAGCGACGGCAGCCATTCCCCTGTTGCCCGAACTGCTGGCCCCCGACCGTTGGCTGTTTTGGCTGGGGATCATCTTCATCCTGCTGGTGTACTTCTTTCCCAAGGGAATCGCGGGCACCCTGATGGCAAGGGGAAGGCGCGCATGA
- a CDS encoding diacylglycerol kinase — translation MTRPPFTSSPPVKPARVTGIAHVFAAAGYSLGGLRRLWQETAFRHIVLALLLGFGLLAFAGAEATDYAILLVLFFGLVAVEALNTAIECIVDHLSPDWAAFARDAKDLGSLATMCLLCANGVFLGAVMLRSFAG, via the coding sequence ATGACCCGCCCCCCCTTCACCAGTTCCCCGCCAGTCAAGCCGGCCCGCGTGACCGGGATCGCCCATGTTTTCGCGGCGGCCGGCTATTCGCTGGGCGGGCTTCGCAGGCTCTGGCAAGAGACCGCATTCCGACATATCGTGCTTGCTCTGCTTTTGGGATTCGGGCTTCTGGCCTTCGCCGGGGCCGAGGCGACGGACTACGCCATCCTGCTGGTCCTGTTCTTCGGTCTGGTCGCCGTCGAGGCGCTCAACACGGCGATCGAATGCATCGTCGATCACCTCAGCCCGGACTGGGCGGCGTTCGCACGCGACGCCAAGGATTTGGGCTCGCTGGCGACGATGTGTCTGCTCTGTGCCAACGGCGTCTTCCTGGGCGCGGTGATGCTGCGTTCCTTCGCTGGATAG
- a CDS encoding substrate-binding domain-containing protein, giving the protein MKNFARFAATIATSISLAGAAWAQEDPIKIALIHGLSGSSFEAFSKQAQTGFELGLEYATDGTNEVNGRPIEVIIKDTQFKPDVARAVLAEAYGDDEVLLAVGATSSGVTQAMLPIAEEYEKILIVEPAVADSLTGPDSNRYVFKTSRNSSMDMQAQALALQPDENLYVATLAEDYAFGRDGITAFKAALDGSGATVVTEEYVPQGTADFTAATERMFNALKDKEGRKVILVYIAGGGDAPGKIKALDPDRYGIEISMGGHILPVLPTYKRFPGLEGAVYYYYEAYQNDINKWLVDTHQERFDGPPDFFTAGGMSAALAVVKALQTADSYETEDLIAAMEGMSWDTPKGEMTFRPEDHQALQSMVHFKIRVDDDVEWAIPDLVRIIEPDEMNIPIGRDNSQ; this is encoded by the coding sequence ATGAAGAATTTCGCGCGGTTCGCCGCCACCATTGCCACGTCGATCAGCCTGGCCGGCGCGGCCTGGGCACAGGAAGACCCGATCAAGATCGCCCTGATCCACGGCCTGTCGGGATCGAGTTTCGAAGCCTTTTCCAAGCAGGCGCAAACCGGTTTCGAACTGGGCCTCGAATATGCCACCGACGGCACGAACGAGGTCAACGGTCGTCCGATCGAGGTCATCATCAAGGACACGCAGTTCAAGCCCGACGTCGCGCGCGCCGTCCTGGCCGAAGCCTACGGCGACGACGAAGTGCTGCTGGCCGTCGGCGCCACGTCTTCGGGTGTGACACAGGCGATGCTGCCCATCGCCGAGGAGTACGAGAAGATCCTGATCGTGGAACCCGCCGTGGCCGACAGCCTCACCGGGCCTGACAGCAACCGCTACGTGTTCAAGACCTCGCGCAACTCGTCCATGGACATGCAAGCGCAGGCGCTGGCGCTCCAGCCGGACGAGAACCTCTACGTCGCGACACTGGCCGAGGACTACGCCTTTGGCCGCGACGGGATCACCGCGTTCAAGGCCGCCCTTGACGGGTCCGGCGCGACAGTGGTGACAGAGGAATACGTCCCGCAGGGCACCGCCGATTTCACGGCGGCGACCGAACGCATGTTCAACGCGCTGAAGGACAAGGAAGGGCGCAAGGTCATCCTCGTCTACATCGCCGGCGGCGGTGACGCGCCCGGCAAGATCAAGGCGCTGGACCCCGACCGCTACGGCATCGAGATTTCGATGGGCGGTCACATCCTGCCGGTCCTGCCGACCTACAAGCGGTTCCCCGGTCTGGAAGGCGCGGTCTACTACTACTACGAGGCCTACCAGAACGACATCAACAAGTGGCTCGTGGACACCCATCAGGAACGCTTCGACGGCCCGCCCGACTTCTTCACCGCCGGGGGCATGTCCGCCGCACTGGCCGTGGTGAAGGCGCTGCAGACCGCCGACAGCTACGAGACCGAAGACCTGATCGCCGCGATGGAAGGCATGTCGTGGGATACTCCGAAGGGCGAGATGACCTTCCGCCCCGAAGACCATCAGGCCCTGCAATCCATGGTGCACTTCAAGATCCGCGTGGATGACGACGTGGAATGGGCGATCCCCGATCTGGTCCGCATCATCGAGCCGGACGAGATGAACATCCCCATCGGCCGCGACAACAGCCAGTAA
- a CDS encoding branched-chain amino acid ABC transporter permease, with product MTNLSETLGRWGGVNLLPLALAAVAFVLIGAPSSWVTLTVAGLSMGMMVFLMASGLSLVFGLMDVLNFGHSAFISFGAFVAATVLAALSTWLDGGWMLASAALALALLAAIAFGLAAGLFFETVIIRPVYRDHLRQILITMGALIVSEQIILAVWGGTPVSVPRPAFLEGAWIVGDVSMEIYRLFAVALGLAVFAGLMVLLNRTRIGLLIRAGVENREMVEALGFKINRLFIGVFMLGSALAALGGAMWAGYETLITPALGGEMMIVVFIVVIIGGLGSIDGTLLGAIIVGLTANYIGYLAPKLALASNMILMMAILMWRPSGLRPAVK from the coding sequence ATGACCAATCTTTCCGAGACGCTGGGCCGGTGGGGCGGCGTGAACCTTCTGCCACTGGCGCTGGCCGCCGTGGCCTTCGTGCTGATCGGCGCGCCCTCCTCATGGGTGACACTGACCGTGGCGGGGCTGTCCATGGGCATGATGGTCTTCCTCATGGCCTCCGGCCTGTCGCTGGTGTTCGGCCTGATGGACGTGCTGAACTTTGGCCACTCCGCCTTTATCAGCTTTGGCGCATTCGTCGCGGCGACCGTGCTGGCCGCGCTGTCCACATGGCTTGACGGAGGCTGGATGCTGGCCTCCGCCGCGCTGGCGCTCGCGCTGCTGGCCGCCATCGCCTTCGGGCTTGCGGCAGGCCTGTTCTTTGAAACCGTCATCATCCGACCCGTCTACCGCGACCACCTGCGCCAGATTCTTATCACGATGGGCGCGCTGATCGTCAGCGAACAGATCATCCTCGCCGTCTGGGGCGGCACCCCGGTCAGCGTGCCGCGTCCGGCATTCCTCGAAGGCGCCTGGATCGTCGGCGACGTGAGCATGGAAATCTACCGGCTCTTTGCCGTCGCGCTCGGCCTCGCGGTCTTTGCCGGGCTGATGGTCCTGCTGAACCGGACCCGCATCGGCCTGCTGATCCGCGCGGGCGTCGAGAACCGCGAGATGGTCGAGGCGCTGGGGTTCAAGATCAACCGCCTGTTCATCGGGGTCTTCATGCTGGGCAGCGCCCTGGCCGCTTTGGGCGGTGCGATGTGGGCGGGCTACGAGACACTCATCACCCCGGCCTTGGGCGGCGAGATGATGATCGTCGTCTTTATCGTCGTCATCATCGGCGGGCTCGGCTCCATCGACGGGACCTTGCTGGGCGCGATCATCGTGGGGCTGACGGCCAACTACATCGGCTATCTCGCCCCCAAGCTGGCGCTGGCATCGAACATGATCCTGATGATGGCGATCCTGATGTGGCGGCCCAGCGGCCTGCGCCCGGCAGTCAAGTGA